One window of the Manihot esculenta cultivar AM560-2 chromosome 14, M.esculenta_v8, whole genome shotgun sequence genome contains the following:
- the LOC110630978 gene encoding cannabidiolic acid synthase-like 2, whose amino-acid sequence MTSFYSMFPLLFFLLLSFSSANSAHPHKDFLQCLRLQSRNSASISKVIYTSVNSSYLSVLQFLIQNRRFNTTNTPKPLVIVTPLSVSHVQDAVICSQKYGLQVRVRSGGHDYEGLSYVSPLPFVIIDLINLHSVSVDATKENAWVEAGANLGRVYYYIAKKSRTLGFPAGVCPTVGTGGHISGGGYGVLQRKYGLAADNVIDAKLIDVNGRILDRASMGEDLFWAIRGGGGNTFGIVVAWKLNLVPVPETVTVFTVEKTLEQNAIHILNRWQYVADKLHKDLFIRVIIERVNSTSQRGKPTVRAAFNSLFLGGVDRLLPMMQKSFPELGLVKEDCTEMRWIESVPYFAEFPRKTSLEILLNRTQPSVRFLKAKTDYVKKPMPKVALEGIWQRLSELEVESGQLIFTPYGGRMSEISESSIPFPHRAGNVYQIQHLVYWDKEGREETRRHINWIRDLYRFLTPFVSKNPRLAYVNYRDLDIGVNNMHGNTSYKQASKWGIKYYNMNFDRLVQVKTKVDPANFFRNEQSIPPLS is encoded by the coding sequence ATGACTTCTTTCTATTCAATGTTCCCAttgcttttttttcttctcttgtcTTTCTCATCTGCAAATTCAGCTCATCCCCATAAAGATTTTCTTCAATGTCTTCGCCTTCAATCCAGAAATTCTGCCTCCATTTCTAAAGTCATTTACACTTCAGTCAATTCCTCCTATTTGTCTGTCTTGCAATTCTTAATCCAAAACAGAAGATTCAACACCACTAACACCCCAAAACCTCTCGTTATTGTGACCCCGTTGAGCGTTTCCCACGTCCAAGATGCCGTCATTTGTTCTCAGAAATATGGTTTGCAAGTTAGAGTACGAAGCGGCGGCCATGACTATGAAGGTCTTTCTTACGTTTCTCCTCTCCCATTTGTCATTATTGATCTCATCAATCTTCACTCTGTCAGTGTTGATGCAACTAAGGAAAATGCATGGGTCGAAGCTGGTGCAAATCTAGGCAGAGTTTACTATTATATTGCTAAGAAAAGTAGAACTCTTGGCTTTCCGGCTGGTGTTTGTCCAACTGTGGGGACTGGAGGGCACATCAGCGGTGGAGGGTATGGCGTTTTGCAGCGTAAATACGGCTTGGCAGCAGATAACGTAATTGATGCTAAGTTGATTGATGTGAATGGTAGAATCCTCGATAGAGCTTCAATGGGTGAAGATCTTTTCTGGGCTATTAGAGGAGGTGGAGGAAATACTTTTGGAATCGTTGTTGCATGGAAACTAAACTTGGTTCCAGTTCCAGAAACTGTGACTGTGTTCACAGTGGAAAAAACCTTGGAACAAAATGCAATCCATATTCTAAATCGGTGGCAATATGTAGCAGACAAGCTTCACAAAGATCTCTTCATTAGAGTTATCATAGAGCGAGTTAATTCTACGAGTCAACGAGGAAAGCCAACAGTAAGAGCAGCATTTAATTCTCTGTTCCTCGGTGGCGTCGACAGGCTTCTTCCGATGATGCAAAAGAGCTTCCCCGAGCTGGGTTTAGTGAAAGAAGATTGCACCGAAATGAGATGGATCGAATCCGTCCCCTACTTCGCTGAATTCCCAAGAAAAACATCCTTGGAGATTCTGCTTAACAGGACACAACCATCGGTGAGATTTTTAAAAGCAAAAACAGACTATGTCAAGAAACCTATGCCAAAGGTTGCATTAGAAGGCATATGGCAAAGGCTGTCGGAATTAGAAGTGGAATCAGGACAACTGATCTTCACTCCTTATGGAGGAAGAATGAGTGAGATTTCAGAGTCCAGCATTCCATTTCCACATAGAGCTGGAAATGTATACCAAATTCAGCACTTGGTGTATTGGGACAAGGAAGGAAGAGAGGAAACAAGAAGGCACATAAATTGGATCAGAGACCTTTACAGATTTCTAACTCCCTTTGTTTCAAAAAATCCAAGATTAGCGTACGTCAACTATAGAGATCTCGACATTGGAGTTAACAACATGCATGGAAACACAAGTTACAAGCAAGCAAGCAAGTGGGGTATCAAGTATTACAATATGAACTTCGACAGGTTGGTCCAAGTCAAGACCAAAGTTGATCCTGCTAATTTCTTCAGAAACGAACAAAGCATCCCACCACTCTCATGA
- the LOC110630979 gene encoding patellin-4: MTVEETQVVAEVVIPQEDPKKVVEESKEDVQEDCKVKEVEDDDGSKPKTVQKSSSYKEESNFLSDLKEFEKKALNELKSKLEEAILGNNLFKKDEPKKKEKEKSVNKEETEKEQEAKEGEGSEKQVQEESEKNEECEEEKKPEVAVEENGEGIDKDISIWGIPLLPSKGAEGTDVVLLKFLRAREFKVNDAFEMLKKTLQWRKESNIDSILDEDLGVDLSSAFYMNGIDREGHPVCYNIYGVFGNEELYNKAFGTEENRKQFLRWRFQLMEKGIRKLDLKPGGVTSLLQISDLKNSPSPSKKDLRLAMKQAVGLLQDNYPELVARNIFINAPFWYYALNALLSPFLTQRSKSKFVVARPAKVTETLLKYIPAEEIPVQYGGLKRENDFEFSTEDGGASELVIKAGSTETIEIPAAEVGATLIWDLSVLGWEVNYKEEFVPSEDGSYTIIISKEKKMSSAEGAIRNTFRTNELGKVLLIIENSSNKKKRIMYRYKTKKSAFF; the protein is encoded by the exons ATGACTGTTGAGGAAACCCAGGTGGTGGCTGAAGTTGTCATTCCTCAAGAAGATCCTAAAAAGGTTGTTGAAGAGAGCAAGGAAGATGTCCAGGAGGATTGCAAAGTGAAGGAAGTGGAAGATGATGATGGTTCCAAGCCCAAAACAGTTCAGAAGAGCTCCTCTTATAAGGAAGAGAGCAACTTTCTTTCTGATCTTAAGGAGTTTGAGAAAAAGGCCCTGAATGAGCTCAAATCGAAACTTGAAGAAGCAATTCTTGGAAACAATCTTTTCAAGAAAGACGAGccgaagaagaaagagaaggagaagTCGGTGAATAAGGAAGAGACAGAGAAGGAACAAGAAGCCAAGGAAGGGGAAGGGAGTGAAAAACAAGTGCAGGAAGAATCTGAAAAAAATGAAGAAtgtgaagaagagaagaaaccTGAGGTGGCTGTGGAAGAAAATGGAGAAGGAATTGACAAAGATATCTCCATTTGGGGAATCCCACTTTTGCCTAGCAAAGGAGCAGAGGGAACTGATGTTGTTCTCTTGAAATTCTTGAGGGCTAGAGAGTTCAAAGTGAATGATGCCTTTGAGATGCTAAAAAAGACCCTTCAATGGAGGAAGGAATCCAACATTGATTCAATCTTGGATGAAGATTTAGGAGTAGATCTAAGCTCTGCCTTCTACATGAATGGCATTGATCGTGAAGGTCACCCAGTGTGTTACAACATTTATGGGGTGTTTGGAAATGAAGAGCTTTACAACAAGGCGTTTGGAACTGAGGAGAATCGCAAACAGTTCTTGAGATGGAGATTCCAGTTGATGGAAAAGGGTATTAGAAAGCTTGATTTGAAGCCTGGTGGTGTCACATCTTTGCTTCAAATTAGTGATCTGAAGAATTCTCCTTCTCCATCAAAGAAGGACCTCAGGCTTGCCATGAAACAAGCTGTTGGGCTTTTGCAGGACAATTATCCTGAATTAGTTGCCAGAAAT ATATTTATAAATGCTCCATTCTGGTATTATGCTCTGAATGCCTTGTTATCTCCATTCCTAACCCAAAGAAGCAAGAGCAAATTTGTTGTTGCTCGTCCTGCCAAGGTCACGGAGACCCTGCTCAA ATACATCCCAGCAGAAGAAATCCCTGTCCAATATGGTGGCTTAAAGAGGGAGAACGATTTTGAGTTCTCTACAGAAGATGGTGGAGCTTCTGAGCTTGTCATCAAAGCAGGATCCACAGAAACCATTGAGATTCCTGCAGCAGAG GTTGGAGCTACATTGATATGGGATCTGAGTGTATTAGGTTGGGAAGTGAATTACAAGGAAGAATTTGTACCAAGCGAAGATGGATCTTACACCATTATCATTTCcaaggaaaagaaaatgagttctGCAGAAGGAGCCATTCGTAATACTTTCCGGACTAATGAACTGGGAAAAGTACTTCTCATCATTGAAAATAGTTCaaacaagaagaaaagaatTATGTATCGCTACAAAACCAAAAAGAGTGCtttcttttga